One part of the Bacteroidia bacterium genome encodes these proteins:
- a CDS encoding CHAT domain-containing protein, whose protein sequence is MPKNAIAHILWENANMSPTFGLMLIFTFVSFNYSFSQNNFKKSCEDYYLGIDVPNSKQPIFLDAYAELSNAQESKEKVDFDRYMLALEMDLDTLKSLGCWEGYSRALQTLGASYLSMGAYMNEFEKAKDYLDEIFTLDSLKLHSSHPIRTSSAYYLAQFYERTYQADSAIKFFKICLQHYGGNIANKGLNISLIHFGLAQVYLELKHNIVKAEEHFEKFLETRRHPEYDTSKDLSGYHNIYKLEGYHNFAKKYFIIGDYDKALSYTYRFKDSLSIHPFNIEIRKIYASKLLGEIHFKKGEIEFAYENFLQAKEYLKKSPNYYKSSSLDYFFISLGISKIHTENNSFKDAKSSLIEGMKILTKENNPDNKFHAALGLQQLAYIEFLSNQYENSMKSIDSCDQLLDQFEIVSADLKSKNLILRSKILEKRGDLKKALTLISKAEKMLTDNYFEEYNPYKNILLKVYSRKANLLCQLAQYGSLDQNMQKEAIEYYFNASTILKDYLYELERENSLLELKQSSYELFENALACIWSNYQHNPTETLAQKAFLLMERSKGSALDRKLVEKYNNRLLPNIDEKNNRNLQKELAFHQAQLTKLDPAEDFYEREYRQISQRILELEEKLNHITKPSKKLYSYANAGIVDFTQMLNNITKSDYENILSFYWGKKSLYRIFYNSDKGFTFYRTDNIEALKTEILRLRNVFLSYKPNKDARVLQNSYIDFTESAYSLYKSLFENIELNRAKEKSGILILSDGPLGVIPLEVLLTQKPPKQFSGYNDLSYLVRDFNLHYAPSFSFLMNENLIKTKSQKSEILAFSYSGEKANFNKVYASIKRGGKLEDLPGSYAELQSISKYYDGSYHIGNEATKSQFFKQAGNYSALHLSLHGGWDSLDFPYLVFPTNDASTDVDFLYSYELAGSGLKANLAVLSACESGLGSYISGEGMQSIANSFLGAGCSSVIFSLWKVDDKSTSDLMEFLYHNLSQDKEMNDALSQAKRDFLKNTDPYISHPANWSSFILYGQKKPLNQNSWMYQLPLFLLIFISTLTLILGMLYLQKQKKISTANSRSLSNPFELL, encoded by the coding sequence ATGCCTAAAAATGCTATTGCACATATCCTATGGGAAAATGCAAACATGAGTCCGACCTTTGGACTGATGTTAATTTTTACTTTTGTAAGTTTTAATTATTCATTTTCCCAAAATAACTTCAAAAAGTCTTGCGAAGACTATTACCTGGGAATAGATGTCCCTAATTCTAAGCAACCCATATTTCTTGATGCATATGCGGAATTAAGTAACGCTCAAGAAAGCAAGGAAAAAGTTGATTTTGACAGATACATGCTTGCTCTTGAAATGGACTTAGATACTTTAAAGTCCTTAGGCTGTTGGGAAGGATATAGCCGAGCTCTTCAAACACTTGGAGCCAGTTATTTGTCAATGGGTGCTTACATGAATGAGTTTGAGAAAGCAAAAGATTATTTAGACGAAATATTTACATTAGATTCATTAAAACTTCATTCTTCGCATCCCATTCGAACTAGCTCGGCTTATTATTTGGCTCAATTTTATGAGAGAACTTACCAAGCTGACTCCGCAATTAAATTTTTTAAGATTTGCCTTCAACATTATGGAGGAAATATAGCTAATAAAGGATTAAATATTTCCCTGATACATTTTGGATTAGCTCAAGTATATTTAGAATTAAAGCATAACATAGTAAAAGCCGAAGAACATTTTGAGAAATTTCTTGAAACAAGAAGGCATCCAGAATATGATACGTCAAAGGATTTAAGCGGATATCACAATATTTACAAATTAGAAGGTTATCATAATTTTGCTAAAAAATATTTTATAATTGGAGATTATGATAAGGCTCTTTCATACACCTACAGATTTAAAGACTCACTTTCCATTCACCCCTTTAATATTGAAATTCGAAAAATCTACGCATCTAAACTGCTAGGAGAAATCCATTTTAAAAAAGGGGAAATTGAATTTGCCTATGAAAACTTTTTGCAGGCCAAGGAGTATTTAAAAAAATCTCCAAACTACTATAAGTCATCTTCTCTTGATTATTTTTTTATTTCACTAGGGATTTCAAAAATCCATACAGAAAATAATTCCTTCAAAGATGCTAAAAGCTCTCTCATTGAGGGAATGAAAATTCTAACAAAAGAAAACAATCCAGATAATAAGTTTCATGCAGCCTTAGGCCTTCAACAACTTGCTTACATAGAATTTTTATCGAATCAATATGAAAATTCTATGAAATCCATTGATAGTTGCGACCAACTATTAGATCAATTTGAAATTGTGAGCGCAGATCTCAAAAGTAAAAATCTAATCCTTAGGAGTAAGATTTTGGAAAAGCGAGGTGATCTTAAAAAAGCATTAACGCTTATTAGCAAAGCTGAAAAAATGCTTACGGATAATTACTTTGAAGAGTATAATCCATACAAAAATATACTTTTAAAAGTATATAGCAGGAAAGCAAACCTCTTATGCCAGCTTGCTCAATATGGTTCTCTGGATCAAAACATGCAAAAGGAGGCTATTGAATACTACTTTAACGCAAGTACGATTTTAAAAGACTATCTCTATGAATTAGAAAGAGAGAATAGTCTACTCGAATTAAAACAAAGTTCTTATGAACTTTTTGAAAATGCTTTAGCTTGTATTTGGTCAAATTATCAACATAATCCAACGGAGACATTAGCTCAAAAAGCTTTCCTTTTAATGGAAAGAAGTAAAGGATCCGCTTTAGATAGGAAGTTAGTTGAAAAATATAACAATAGGCTGCTACCAAATATAGACGAGAAAAATAATCGAAATCTTCAAAAGGAATTGGCATTTCACCAGGCCCAATTGACAAAATTAGATCCCGCTGAAGATTTTTATGAACGTGAATACAGACAAATTTCTCAACGGATACTAGAGCTTGAAGAGAAATTAAACCATATTACCAAGCCCTCTAAAAAGCTTTATTCCTATGCAAATGCAGGAATAGTCGACTTCACCCAAATGTTAAATAATATAACTAAATCTGATTATGAGAATATTTTATCTTTCTACTGGGGAAAAAAATCCCTCTATAGGATATTCTATAATTCCGATAAGGGCTTTACCTTCTATAGAACTGATAATATTGAAGCCTTGAAAACAGAAATCCTCAGACTTAGAAATGTCTTTCTAAGCTATAAACCAAACAAGGATGCAAGGGTATTACAGAATTCGTATATAGATTTCACAGAATCTGCTTATTCACTTTATAAAAGCCTGTTTGAAAATATTGAGTTGAATAGAGCCAAAGAAAAAAGTGGAATTTTAATCCTCTCGGACGGACCTTTAGGAGTCATTCCTTTGGAGGTTTTGCTAACACAAAAGCCTCCGAAACAATTTTCCGGTTATAATGACCTTTCATATCTTGTTCGAGATTTCAACTTACACTATGCGCCATCGTTTTCATTCTTAATGAATGAAAACCTAATAAAAACAAAATCCCAGAAATCTGAAATCCTGGCATTTAGTTATTCAGGAGAAAAAGCAAATTTCAACAAGGTTTATGCATCAATAAAACGTGGGGGGAAACTTGAAGATTTACCAGGTTCCTATGCAGAGCTTCAAAGTATCTCCAAATATTATGATGGTTCATATCATATAGGTAATGAGGCGACTAAATCTCAATTTTTTAAGCAAGCGGGGAATTATAGCGCCTTGCATCTTTCTTTACATGGAGGTTGGGACAGTTTAGATTTCCCTTATTTGGTATTTCCTACCAATGACGCTTCAACAGATGTAGATTTTCTGTATTCTTATGAATTAGCAGGTTCCGGGCTAAAAGCAAATTTAGCAGTTCTTAGCGCATGTGAATCAGGCCTTGGGTCTTATATTTCAGGAGAAGGAATGCAGAGTATTGCAAATAGTTTTTTAGGCGCGGGATGCAGCTCTGTTATTTTTAGTTTATGGAAAGTTGATGATAAATCCACCTCTGATTTGATGGAATTCCTCTACCATAATCTTAGTCAGGATAAAGAGATGAATGATGCATTATCCCAAGCCAAAAGAGACTTCCTAAAAAATACCGACCCCTATATTTCTCATCCTGCAAACTGGTCTTCTTTTATACTTTATGGGCAAAAGAAGCCCCTTAACCAAAATAGTTGGATGTATCAGCTTCCCCTTTTTCTTTTGATTTTCATCTCAACCTTAACTCTTATCCTTGGGATGTTATATCTACAAAAGCAAAAAAAGATAAGTACAGCTAATTCCCGGTCTCTATCCAACCCCTTCGAATTGTTATGA
- a CDS encoding sigma-70 family RNA polymerase sigma factor produces MEDYNPFTDEDFRSAVKRFVHKYSGRRLDADDILSDAYLEYHKKRNEGQVKVIESEKGYAFGICRNLVRNLLGKPYTTDELPAEVEMAFYEDPVLELNKRLESERKTFIHENLKASGSNCLEILQGKAEGKSSRQLAETLKLTEDTINSRANQCRKKARELFIASLGEEARVLLKIFDPKRRREWYAEEFREKHAAKLKQLGYSSFEAARDAAISHLDKLLSFLIPNSNY; encoded by the coding sequence ATGGAGGATTATAATCCTTTTACAGATGAGGACTTTCGTTCTGCCGTCAAGAGATTTGTGCACAAGTATTCCGGACGCAGACTGGATGCCGATGATATATTGTCGGATGCCTATCTGGAGTACCATAAAAAGCGCAATGAGGGGCAGGTGAAAGTGATAGAATCGGAGAAAGGATATGCTTTTGGCATTTGTAGAAACCTTGTCCGGAATCTATTGGGCAAACCCTATACTACGGATGAATTGCCAGCGGAAGTGGAAATGGCATTTTATGAGGATCCGGTTCTTGAGTTGAATAAACGGCTGGAATCCGAACGTAAGACTTTCATTCATGAAAATCTTAAAGCCAGTGGCAGCAATTGTTTAGAAATTCTCCAGGGAAAGGCCGAGGGAAAGAGTTCCCGTCAATTGGCAGAGACCCTCAAGCTCACCGAAGACACAATCAACAGCCGGGCCAATCAGTGCAGGAAAAAGGCCAGAGAATTATTTATCGCATCTCTGGGAGAAGAGGCTCGCGTCCTATTGAAAATTTTTGATCCCAAACGCAGGCGTGAATGGTATGCGGAGGAATTCAGGGAAAAGCATGCGGCCAAATTGAAGCAGCTAGGATACAGCAGTTTCGAAGCGGCACGCGATGCAGCCATCTCACACCTGGACAAGCTTCTCTCATTTCTGATTCCCAATTCAAACTACTAA
- the crtD gene encoding 1-hydroxycarotenoid 3,4-desaturase CrtD, translating to MPQKKAIVVGAGIGGLATSIRLRSKGYEVEVFEASEKAGGKLNQMEEKGYRFDMGPSLFTLPKELDHVFETAGKNPRDYYDYEKLELITKYFYEDGTQIDAWAEPLRFAKELEEKTGETAAKALKVLKKSSEIYDITSHVFLERSLHKLSTYLRKDTLISILNLHRIDSMRTMHKANASQFNDPRVVQLFDRYATYNGSNPYEAPATLRIIPHLEFNIGAYFPKKGIYAIPTSLYSLATDLGIKFHFGEKVDEILVEDKAVRGIRIGENKHEAEVVVSNMDVVPTYRHLLSSQKAPEKILTQPRSSSALIFYWGIKDSFPDLDLHNIFFSQNYQEEFRYIWEEKSIYEDPTIYVHISSKCEKGDAPAGKENWFVMINVPANQGQDWESLISAARKNILSKLSRMLGKDIESLIEFEDRLTPELIESRTSSYQGALYGNSSNNKFAAFLRHPNFHRKIKGLYFVGGSVHPGGGIPLCLLSARIVGDLIE from the coding sequence ATGCCTCAAAAGAAAGCCATAGTAGTAGGTGCAGGAATTGGTGGATTAGCCACATCCATTCGCTTGAGATCAAAAGGATATGAAGTAGAAGTTTTCGAAGCTTCTGAGAAAGCCGGAGGGAAACTCAATCAAATGGAGGAAAAAGGTTACCGATTTGATATGGGCCCCTCTCTATTTACCCTGCCAAAAGAATTGGATCATGTCTTTGAAACGGCTGGCAAAAATCCCCGAGACTACTATGATTACGAAAAGCTGGAACTTATTACCAAGTATTTTTATGAGGATGGTACCCAAATAGATGCCTGGGCAGAGCCTCTGCGTTTTGCCAAAGAACTCGAAGAAAAGACGGGCGAAACTGCAGCAAAGGCCTTGAAGGTATTGAAGAAAAGTTCGGAGATTTACGACATCACTTCCCATGTTTTCCTCGAACGTTCCCTCCACAAACTCAGCACCTACCTTCGAAAGGATACCCTGATCTCTATTTTGAATTTGCATCGCATCGACTCCATGCGAACCATGCATAAAGCCAATGCAAGTCAATTCAATGATCCACGTGTCGTACAGCTTTTCGACCGATATGCTACCTATAATGGTTCCAATCCCTATGAAGCTCCTGCAACCCTGAGGATCATTCCCCATCTCGAATTCAATATCGGTGCCTATTTTCCGAAAAAAGGAATTTATGCCATTCCTACTTCCTTATACAGTCTCGCTACTGATTTAGGGATAAAGTTTCATTTCGGAGAAAAAGTGGATGAAATTCTGGTAGAGGATAAAGCAGTTAGAGGGATTCGGATAGGCGAAAACAAGCATGAAGCAGAGGTGGTAGTGAGCAATATGGATGTCGTGCCTACTTACCGGCATTTGTTATCCAGTCAAAAAGCTCCGGAAAAAATTCTGACCCAGCCTCGTTCCAGTTCAGCCCTTATATTTTACTGGGGAATAAAGGATAGCTTCCCTGATCTGGATTTGCACAACATTTTCTTTAGCCAGAATTACCAGGAAGAGTTTCGATATATCTGGGAAGAAAAAAGCATCTACGAGGATCCAACCATTTACGTCCACATCAGCAGCAAATGTGAAAAAGGAGATGCACCTGCAGGCAAAGAAAATTGGTTCGTCATGATCAATGTCCCCGCCAATCAGGGACAGGATTGGGAAAGTCTGATTTCAGCTGCCAGAAAAAACATCCTCTCAAAACTTTCCCGCATGCTGGGAAAAGACATTGAATCGCTGATAGAGTTTGAAGATCGCCTTACTCCCGAACTTATAGAAAGCCGAACCTCCTCCTATCAAGGTGCCCTTTACGGTAACAGCTCCAACAACAAATTCGCAGCTTTCCTCCGTCATCCCAATTTCCACCGCAAGATCAAAGGACTATACTTTGTCGGAGGTAGCGTACATCCCGGCGGAGGAATTCCCCTCTGTTTGCTTTCAGCTCGTATCGTCGGAGATTTAATTGAGTAA
- a CDS encoding TonB-dependent receptor plug domain-containing protein, with protein sequence MNLLRISILSLVFLCFCWIQGQAQSYTINGYVKDLSNGESLINATILDEASGKGAITNNFGFFSLKLPQDSVKLKLSYAGFSPKRISFFLKQDTTLNVSLDALTLNSVDIIAEEVEREVDNAQMGAVVVPISQVKLMPALLGEVDVIKAIQLMPGVQSGSEGTTGLYVRGGGPDQNLIMLDGVPLYYVSHLGGFFSVFNADALSSVKLYKGGFPARYGGRLSSILDIRMKEGNLNKFEGEGSIGLISSKLSLQGPIQKGKSSFIISGRRTYIDLLTRPISKIASQGEASVGYYFYDLNGKINHRFSDKDRLYFSFYMGDDKFGGSGKTEDTNYEDEFKLGLSWGNRIGALRWNHVWSKNLFSNVTGTFSRYQLKTSAEGSSKYSDGDTTITDVFGLEYLSRIQDWGGRIDFDYYPSPAHDIKFGIQTTYHTFEPGTIGINQRSNETRVDTNLVSNLDYTWESAIYFEDRIKIGQKFSANLGVHATQYLIDKKTFYTIQPRLSARFALSKNVAFKASYVQMNQFIHLLTNSGTGLPIDLWVPATDKVPSQFSWQAAAGVSASLWQDQYQLTVEGYYKEMTGLIAYKEGNNFFFGGLQSGSWEETVETGGRGESYGAEVLLQKKTGKTTGWIGYTLSWNWRQFPNINEGSRFPYKYDRRHDISIVVSHKFNKRVSVAGTWVFGTGNAITLPTGGYPTLADPTRQGNIRFRDVNGETSPVFYTPFRQIFTDITGYGNGAQVFENGRNGFRMQAYHRLDLGVNFTKEKKWGERTWTIGVYNAYSRLNPFAYYLDGNERFNPDTGQFDSNPTLKKLAIFPIIPSVSYQFKF encoded by the coding sequence ATGAACCTACTCAGAATTTCAATTCTAAGCCTTGTATTCCTGTGCTTTTGCTGGATACAAGGCCAAGCACAGTCCTACACCATTAACGGCTACGTAAAAGATCTCAGCAATGGGGAATCCCTCATTAATGCTACCATCCTGGATGAAGCTTCAGGAAAAGGGGCCATCACGAACAATTTTGGATTCTTTAGCCTTAAACTGCCTCAGGATTCAGTCAAATTGAAACTTTCCTACGCCGGCTTTAGTCCCAAACGCATCTCATTTTTCCTCAAGCAGGATACTACCCTCAATGTGAGCCTGGATGCCCTGACCTTAAATTCGGTGGACATCATTGCAGAGGAAGTCGAAAGAGAAGTTGACAATGCACAAATGGGAGCTGTAGTGGTGCCTATTTCGCAGGTAAAACTGATGCCGGCACTATTGGGGGAAGTCGATGTAATCAAGGCTATCCAATTGATGCCCGGTGTTCAATCCGGAAGTGAAGGTACTACCGGCCTTTATGTGCGTGGCGGTGGACCTGACCAAAACCTCATTATGCTGGATGGAGTTCCTCTCTATTATGTGAGCCATTTGGGAGGCTTTTTCTCGGTCTTCAATGCTGACGCCCTAAGTTCTGTTAAACTCTACAAAGGGGGCTTCCCCGCTCGATATGGAGGACGGCTTTCTTCTATCCTGGATATCCGGATGAAAGAAGGGAACCTCAACAAATTTGAAGGCGAAGGAAGCATAGGCTTAATATCATCCAAACTTTCCCTGCAAGGGCCAATACAGAAAGGAAAATCTTCTTTCATCATTTCAGGCCGACGTACCTACATTGATCTGCTTACCCGTCCGATTTCCAAAATTGCTTCTCAGGGAGAGGCTTCAGTAGGCTATTATTTCTATGATTTAAATGGAAAGATCAATCACCGTTTTTCCGATAAGGACCGTTTATACTTCAGCTTTTACATGGGAGATGACAAATTTGGTGGAAGCGGAAAAACGGAAGACACAAATTATGAAGACGAATTCAAACTCGGATTAAGTTGGGGAAACAGGATAGGAGCCTTGAGATGGAATCACGTTTGGTCCAAAAATCTCTTTTCCAATGTTACGGGTACTTTCTCTCGCTATCAGTTGAAAACAAGTGCAGAAGGAAGCAGTAAATACTCGGATGGAGATACCACCATTACTGATGTATTTGGACTGGAATATCTCTCTAGAATTCAGGATTGGGGAGGTCGAATTGACTTTGATTATTACCCTTCTCCAGCTCATGATATAAAATTTGGGATACAGACCACCTACCATACCTTCGAACCCGGCACCATTGGTATTAATCAAAGAAGTAATGAAACCCGGGTAGACACCAATCTGGTATCAAATCTTGACTATACCTGGGAAAGTGCGATTTATTTTGAAGATAGAATAAAGATCGGGCAAAAATTCAGTGCCAATCTCGGGGTACATGCCACCCAATATCTGATCGATAAGAAAACCTTTTATACCATTCAGCCTCGACTATCTGCCCGCTTTGCCTTGAGCAAAAACGTAGCATTCAAGGCTTCCTATGTTCAGATGAACCAATTCATTCATTTGCTGACCAATTCTGGTACCGGACTCCCCATCGACCTCTGGGTACCAGCTACAGATAAGGTCCCTTCTCAATTTTCCTGGCAGGCCGCAGCCGGCGTTTCAGCTTCTCTTTGGCAAGACCAGTATCAATTGACAGTAGAAGGCTATTATAAAGAAATGACAGGCCTCATTGCCTATAAAGAGGGAAACAACTTCTTCTTCGGTGGGCTTCAATCCGGCAGTTGGGAGGAAACAGTGGAAACCGGAGGAAGAGGAGAATCCTATGGTGCGGAGGTTTTACTCCAAAAGAAAACTGGAAAAACGACCGGATGGATCGGATATACGCTTTCCTGGAACTGGCGCCAGTTTCCCAATATCAATGAAGGCTCTCGGTTTCCCTACAAATACGACCGCCGACATGACATCAGCATCGTAGTCAGCCATAAATTCAACAAAAGAGTATCGGTAGCAGGCACCTGGGTATTCGGTACAGGAAATGCCATCACCTTGCCTACGGGTGGATATCCGACTTTGGCAGATCCTACCCGACAAGGAAATATCAGGTTCAGAGATGTGAATGGAGAAACCTCTCCAGTATTCTATACTCCTTTCCGACAAATCTTCACAGACATTACGGGATATGGAAATGGAGCACAAGTATTTGAAAATGGAAGAAATGGCTTCCGGATGCAGGCTTATCACAGATTAGACCTTGGAGTAAACTTTACCAAAGAGAAAAAATGGGGAGAGAGAACCTGGACCATTGGGGTGTATAATGCATATAGTCGCCTCAATCCTTTCGCTTACTATTTGGATGGCAATGAAAGATTCAATCCGGACACCGGACAATTCGACAGCAATCCAACCCTAAAAAAGCTGGCCATTTTCCCCATCATTCCATCCGTCAGTTACCAATTCAAATTCTAA
- a CDS encoding DUF4249 domain-containing protein, which produces MNKYIAIIFLSGLFFSACQRDLNIPLPQHEPKLTLYAFLQAGEPIDLYVMRSFGILENLEDKDVAVADAKVELYKNGNLIDELIYKDTTFTDTLWRFTFSPGPGEPDTTIYYTEVLNGAKYFPSKVLDAPQAGETYRFVASHATYGTAEGETTIPGKAVLNGVNFYADSLSFVDSYGDEMNWSALDLKINDPPGEGNHYNFIVGVDYEADDFQGGFEERREWKWPGLEIKSDPDGYTYIQNKPLSDEDFDGQTADRLWWFDLPESYRWSGQEPREVKYHRLLIQGISLSKEYARFQEKLQLQTYNRLSGIESAFVPSEPVIIPNNVKGGYGVIGSFNVAEEYILELQ; this is translated from the coding sequence ATGAACAAGTACATAGCAATTATATTTCTTAGTGGCCTATTCTTCTCGGCTTGTCAGAGGGACCTCAATATCCCTTTGCCTCAGCATGAGCCGAAGTTAACCTTGTATGCCTTTCTTCAGGCTGGAGAACCGATTGATCTCTATGTGATGAGAAGCTTTGGAATACTCGAAAACCTGGAAGATAAAGACGTAGCTGTCGCGGATGCAAAAGTGGAGCTTTACAAGAATGGCAACCTGATTGATGAGTTAATATATAAGGATACCACTTTTACCGATACCCTCTGGAGATTTACCTTCAGCCCAGGTCCGGGAGAACCAGATACTACCATTTATTATACAGAGGTTTTGAATGGAGCAAAATATTTCCCCAGCAAAGTTCTCGATGCTCCCCAAGCCGGAGAGACCTATAGGTTCGTAGCGAGCCATGCTACCTATGGAACTGCAGAGGGAGAAACCACCATTCCAGGGAAAGCCGTACTAAATGGGGTAAACTTCTATGCAGATTCCTTGTCTTTTGTAGATTCTTATGGGGATGAAATGAATTGGTCTGCCCTGGATTTAAAAATCAATGATCCGCCCGGAGAAGGCAATCACTACAACTTCATTGTGGGGGTAGATTATGAAGCAGATGATTTTCAAGGAGGATTTGAAGAACGCAGAGAATGGAAATGGCCGGGACTGGAAATCAAAAGCGATCCCGATGGTTACACCTATATTCAGAATAAACCCTTATCCGATGAAGATTTTGATGGGCAAACAGCTGATCGTCTTTGGTGGTTTGATTTGCCAGAAAGTTACAGATGGTCAGGGCAGGAACCACGAGAAGTAAAATATCATCGATTGCTGATACAAGGAATCAGTCTGAGTAAAGAATATGCCAGATTTCAGGAGAAATTGCAGCTACAAACCTACAATCGTCTATCAGGAATAGAGAGTGCCTTTGTTCCCAGCGAACCTGTTATCATTCCCAATAATGTCAAAGGAGGCTATGGGGTCATTGGTTCCTTCAATGTAGCAGAAGAATATATACTCGAACTGCAATAG
- a CDS encoding PLDc N-terminal domain-containing protein: MGRILSFLVIAVQIYFMYDAYKKRKFFWIFVILFVPGFGSILYFFIEKFPELKDQGITDKAGESLGSFFYPEKEIQNLEEAVELSPSFKNRMALADGYQRARRYEDALDIYTALSTGPGKQDPNIWKGIAYAQFHLGSFDQVPAAVERMREFRSGNKPTEFDLLLPEALEQMGNLAAAEIEYSALAETFSGEQARCRYAQFLQSQGKEDQARDIYNEMLLYAKASPQHYKQSQKEWLNIARRELKVLN; this comes from the coding sequence ATGGGCCGAATTTTAAGTTTCCTCGTAATTGCTGTCCAGATCTACTTTATGTATGATGCCTATAAGAAGAGAAAGTTCTTCTGGATTTTTGTTATCCTTTTTGTACCAGGTTTTGGAAGCATTCTGTACTTCTTTATTGAAAAATTTCCCGAACTAAAAGATCAGGGTATTACAGATAAAGCCGGAGAGAGTCTGGGATCCTTCTTTTATCCGGAAAAAGAAATTCAAAATCTGGAGGAAGCAGTTGAATTATCTCCTTCCTTCAAAAATCGAATGGCCTTAGCTGATGGCTACCAGAGAGCCAGGCGTTATGAAGATGCGCTGGATATTTATACGGCTCTTTCTACAGGCCCCGGCAAACAAGATCCCAATATCTGGAAGGGAATTGCCTATGCTCAATTCCATTTAGGGAGTTTTGATCAGGTTCCTGCGGCGGTAGAACGTATGCGTGAATTTCGGAGCGGAAATAAACCTACAGAATTTGACCTGCTACTTCCGGAGGCTTTGGAACAAATGGGAAATCTGGCTGCTGCAGAAATCGAATACAGTGCTCTGGCAGAAACCTTTAGCGGAGAACAAGCTCGATGTCGCTATGCTCAATTTCTCCAAAGTCAGGGGAAAGAGGATCAGGCCCGGGATATTTATAATGAAATGCTCCTTTATGCAAAAGCCTCCCCACAACATTACAAACAATCCCAAAAGGAATGGTTGAATATCGCGAGGAGGGAGTTGAAAGTGCTAAACTAG
- a CDS encoding GLPGLI family protein has protein sequence MKKVWILFLLLLPLMSQAQNTEGQILFEEKMNMHVDMEVDGENEEMMEQLKAMLPEHRITKRMLTFTETSSIYKNHKGTDEPMELSHESEGMAIHMKFEEPENILFKDLDANRSVQQQEFFTRKFLIKDDIENFKWKLTGESKEVMGYTCQQATSGEGEEKVIAWFAPEIPVSGGPGKYGQLPGMILELEAQEGKLKIYATAITFEKVDKKMMEEPKKGKVVSRDEFKKIQEEKMKEMQMEMGGSGGGRIIIRN, from the coding sequence ATGAAAAAAGTCTGGATACTCTTTTTACTCTTATTGCCCCTGATGAGTCAGGCTCAGAATACAGAAGGGCAAATCTTGTTCGAAGAAAAAATGAACATGCACGTTGACATGGAAGTTGACGGAGAAAATGAAGAAATGATGGAGCAGCTTAAGGCTATGCTCCCGGAACATCGCATCACAAAAAGAATGTTGACCTTCACTGAAACCTCCTCTATTTACAAAAATCACAAAGGCACAGATGAGCCTATGGAACTCTCTCATGAGAGTGAAGGCATGGCTATCCACATGAAATTTGAAGAGCCGGAAAATATCCTCTTCAAAGATCTTGATGCCAATCGAAGTGTTCAACAACAGGAATTCTTCACCCGTAAATTCCTGATTAAGGATGATATCGAAAATTTTAAATGGAAATTGACTGGAGAAAGCAAAGAAGTGATGGGATACACCTGTCAGCAAGCAACTTCAGGTGAGGGGGAAGAGAAAGTCATTGCCTGGTTTGCCCCGGAAATACCTGTTTCAGGAGGCCCTGGTAAATATGGCCAGCTGCCCGGAATGATCCTCGAATTAGAGGCACAGGAAGGAAAGCTGAAAATCTATGCAACAGCTATCACTTTTGAGAAAGTGGATAAGAAAATGATGGAAGAGCCTAAAAAAGGAAAGGTTGTTAGCCGTGATGAGTTCAAGAAGATTCAGGAAGAAAAAATGAAAGAGATGCAAATGGAAATGGGCGGTTCTGGAGGAGGAAGAATCATTATTCGAAATTAG